AAGGAACTCCGGGCGGTCGTCCGCGACGACCGGGCTCCACCCGAGCGCAGACGCCTGCCGGACGAGTGGAATCGCGTCGTGCCCGGCGCCGCAGACGACCAGGCGAAGCGGCGGCTCGAGCACCTCGAGGAACGCCCGCGCCTCGCCGGCGCCCGCCGCGAGGGATCTGATCTCGCTCTGCTCGATCGCGAGCTGCTCGATCGCCGCCGCGCGCGCCGACGCCGCGAGCGTCTCGTCGGGGTACGGACGCTCGACGTCGCCGCCGGGACGAACGAGCATGCGGTCGCCCTGCTCCACGTTCGGAGCGGCCGATTCCAACACCGTGACCATGCAGATCGGGCGTTCCTCCTCGAGCGCCATGCGCAGTGCGCCGGCGACCTCGGCCGCCTTGTCGGCGGGCTCGACGAACAGCTCGAACGCGCCATTACAGCCGAGCCCCCATCCCCACACTGCGTCGTCGTCGGCGGTGAGATCGAACGAGACGATCCTGGCGATGCCCTCGTGCATCACGATCTTCGCTACGTCGGCAACGTCGTTCTCCAGGCATCCGCCCGAGATGTTGCCGA
The genomic region above belongs to Actinomycetota bacterium and contains:
- a CDS encoding XdhC family protein, with product MSELTDVLQAIESLSARGEKLALATIVAVRGSTYRRPGARLLVPEDGDLVGNISGGCLENDVADVAKIVMHEGIARIVSFDLTADDDAVWGWGLGCNGAFELFVEPADKAAEVAGALRMALEEERPICMVTVLESAAPNVEQGDRMLVRPGGDVERPYPDETLAASARAAAIEQLAIEQSEIRSLAAGAGEARAFLEVLEPPLRLVVCGAGHDAIPLVRQASALGWSPVVADDRPEFLSLERFPEAAGFVLVERPDKLGEVAPIDERTHVVVMTHNFLRDKDYVRSLLTTPARFIAMLGPAVRTERLLTELAEEGADLSDADRRRIRGPAGLDLGAEGPEEIAAAICAEIVATKRGRAGGFLKDRPGPIHDRRAQQR